Proteins from a single region of Chaetodon trifascialis isolate fChaTrf1 chromosome 10, fChaTrf1.hap1, whole genome shotgun sequence:
- the rasef2 gene encoding ras and EF-hand domain-containing protein: MDPPSLRRLFSACDVNKSGKIEYEDFIIVCQELNVPESEIKTLFDKFDADKDGFIDYSKFSSRFQEVSETLDLASFGAGSSQNQGCPWEELAGGIDAESVLSESLREQLADLYQAIHSSANMTLLQQYEEIIHSLISQSQDNRLECEQLETSLKRAEDMNNSQLTELEEDIQQQLARTEERVRDEERKKMEAILASVQREHQDKVTDLHATVDRLLKSREDSEVNQSKEEVVRLNRRISDLSQENEQLRTSLLQAQTDISILHSELDKLKNMYADQKAQHERETDDLKRMVEEYQTYSSQIQVLLETNKKLYDSNDGLRSALASEAVAAKRRLSPQNEIPARRMKPLRQSTLNHDSLEQSSSKTTYSHVATWADKYLDSGVSLPMDTAESAGSDYDSDDSRSSAETVHHSYSYVPSDVEISEVKSEVTASVAPSRASSIASSLRRRLSAFSTKPLEADIVETDEPAPMYRLVLAGDAGAGKSSFLLRLTLNEFRGDIQTTLGVDFQMKKMLVDGEKTSLQIWDTAGQERFRSIARSYFRKAHGVLLLYDVTSESSFLNVRAWVDQIQDSAEEKIPMCVIGNKVDLREQLPERSCVSSLHGEKLAKAYGALFCETSAKEGTNIVEAVLHLAREVKKNVKLRRQSDSQVRLSPSNPKRTLDACCGL; encoded by the exons ATGGACCCACCTAGCCTTCGGAGACTATTTTCTGCTTGTGATGTGAACAAGTCCGGTAAGATTGAGTATGAGGACTTCATCATTGTCTGTCAGGAGCTCAATGTCCCCGAAAGTGAGATTAAAACTCTGTTCGATAAGTTCGACGCGGACAAAGACGGATTCATCGACTACAGCAAGTTCTCCTCCAGGTTTCAGGAGGTCTCAGAGACTCTAGACCTGGCGTCTTTTGGCGCTGGGTCGTCCCAAAACCAAGGCTGTCCGTGGGAAGAGCTTGCGGGCGGGATAGATGCGGAGTCTGTCCTCTCTGAAAG TCTCAGGGAGCAGCTGGCTGATCTTTACCAGGCCATTCACTCCTCTGCAAACatgactctgctgcagcagtaTGAGGAAATCATCCACAGTCTGATCAGTCAAAGCCAGGACAACAGACTAGAGTGTGAACAGCTGGAGACCAGTTTAAAGCG CGCTGAGGACATGAACAATAGTCAGCTGACTGAACTGGAGGAGGATATACAGCAGCAACTAGccaggacagaggagagggtgagagatGAG GAGCGAAAAAAAATGGAGGCAATTTTGGCGAGTGTGCAGAGGGAGCATCAGGATAAGGTCACAGACCTGCATGCCACTGTAGACAGACTGTTAAAG AGCCGAGAGGACTCTGAAGTCAACCAGTCAAAGGAGGAGGTGGTCAGACTGAACCGACGCATCAGTGATCTCTCACAG GAAAATGAGCAGCTGCGGACTTCTCTGCTGCAAGCCCAGACAGACATCAGCATCCTGCACTCAGAGCTGGACAAGCTGAAGAACATGTACGCAGACCAGAAAGCTCAGCACGAACG agaaacagatgatCTGAAGAGGATGGTTGAAGAATACCAGACATATTCCAGTCAGATTCAGGTTCTCCT ggaaacaaacaagaagCTGTATGACAGTAATGACGGGCTGCGCTCTGCATTGGCCAGTGAAGCAGTTGCAGCTAAAAGAAGG CTGTCTCCCCAGAATGAAATCCCAGCCCGAAGGATGAAACCCCTCCGGCAGAGCACACTCAACCACGACAG CTTGGAGCAGAGTTCCAGCAAAACGACCTACTCTCATGTGGCCACCTGGGCTGATAAGTACCTGGACAGTGGAGTCTCCCTGCCGATGGACACAGCTGAGAGTGCAGGCAGTGATTATGACAGCGACGACAGCAGGAGCTCGGCGGAAACTGTGCACCACAGTTACTCGTATGTCCCGTCCGATGTGGAG ATATCTGAAGTGAAGTCTGAAGTTACAGCGTCAGTGGCTCCTAGCAGGGCGAGCTCCATTGCATCATCCCTACGAAGACGTTTGTCTGCGTTTTCCACGAAG CCTTTAGAAGCAGACATAGTGGAAACTGATGAACCTGCTCCGATGTACCGTCTGGTTTTAGCTGGAGACGCAGGAGCTGGAAAGTCCAGCTTCCTGCTGAGACTTACGCTCAACGAGTTCAGAGGAGACATTCAGACAACACTGG GGGTCGATTTCCAAATGAAGAAGATGCTTGTGGATGGAGAGAAGACGAGCCTGCAGATATGGGACACAGCTGGTCAGGAGAG GTTTCGTAGTATTGCCAGGTCCTACTTCCGTAAAGCTCACGGAGTCCTGCTGCTCTATGATGTTACTTCAGAAAGCAGCTTCCTTAACGTCAGAGCGTGGGTGGATCAGATTCAG GACTCAGCGGAGGAGAAAATCCCCATGTGTGTTATTGGAAACAAGGTGGACCTCCGAGAGCAGCTTCCAGAGAGAAGCTGTGTGAGCAGTTTGCACGGAGAGAAGCTGGCCAAG GCATATGGCGCCTTGTTCTGCGAAACGAGTGCCAAAGAGGGAACCAACATCGTCGAGGCTGTGCTTCATCTAGCCAG AGAAGTAAAGAAAAACGTCAAACTGAGGCGGCAGTCAGACTCTCAGGTCAGACTGAGTCCATCCAACCCAAAGAGGACTCTTGACGCCTGCTGTGGATTGTAG